From a region of the Balaenoptera acutorostrata chromosome 14, mBalAcu1.1, whole genome shotgun sequence genome:
- the OOEP gene encoding oocyte-expressed protein homolog produces MVDDAGAAEARGDGLLGFPLPPPRIRSRPWWFPAQELRNPLVFSLEAWLADSIFGPDRAVVPEMEWMSQALLTVDTVHAGKLVEVTVFGRPAVQRRVKSVLLSLASSHREQRARAEKMEQLEEFLKAQTPGPQVPQRPVA; encoded by the exons ATGGTCGACGACGCAGGCGCTGCCGAGGCCCGGGGGGACGGGCTGCTGGGGTTCCCACTTCCGCCGCCACGGATTCGCTCCCGGCCGTGGTGGTTTCCTGCGCAGGAGCTGAGGAACCCGCTGGTGTTTTCTTTGGAGGCGTGGCTGGCCGACTCGATCTTCG GCCCAGACCGAGCCGTGGTTCCGGAAATGGAGTGGATGAGCCAGGCCCTGCTGACGGTGGACACAGTTCACGCCGGGAAGTTGGTGGAAGTCACCGTCTTCGGGCGGCCGGCTGTCCAGCGCCGGGTGAAGAGCGTGCTCCTGAGCCTGGCGTCGAGTCACCGGGAGCAGCGCGCCCGAG CTGAGAAGATGGAACAACTCGAGGAGTTCTTGAAGGCCCAGACaccaggtccccaggtcccccaGCGTCCTGTTGCATAA
- the KHDC3L gene encoding KH domain-containing protein 3 translates to MAAPKRFPTLVQLEQREGTLFEVLGNLTKRPYWFHSEYLKSPRAIHLEAWLVEAIFGLGGEHIPHVECVSQTLLHVNQWDPDGEAEILIFGRPYYQKDVSTMIMNLADYHRQLRAQSTGPGTMKGSEKPPAREAATQRSPSAVRQAATHLCPSEAREAGTQRSPCAVRQAATQRSPGAAREAATQRSPGAAREAATQRSPGAAREAATQRSPGAAREAATQRSPGAAREAATQRSPGAAREAATQRSPGAAREAATQRSPGAAREAATQRSPGAAREAATQRSPGAAREAATQRSPGAAREAATQRSPRAAREAATQSFPEAIQGPVTRF, encoded by the exons ATGGCCGCCCCCAAGCGGTTTCCGACGCTCGTTCAGCTGGAGCAGCGAGAAGGGACGCTCTTCGAGGTGCTCGGTAACCTCACCAAGCGGCCCTACTGGTTTCACTCCGAGTACCTGAAGAGTCCGAGGGCGATTCACCTGGAGGCCTGGCTGGTGGAAGCAATCTTCG GCCTGGGCGGAGAGCACATCCCGCATGTCGAGTGTGTGTCGCAGACCCTGCTTCACGTTAATCAGTGGGACCCGGACGGCGAGGCTGAGATCTTGATATTTGGCCGGCCTTATTACCAGAAAGATGTATCCACTATGATCATGAACTTGGCTGACTATCACCGCCAACTCCGGGCGCAAAGTACGGGGCCGGGAACAATGAAAG GCTCTGAGAAGCCTCCTGCCCGGGAGGCGGCGACCCAGCGGTCCCCCAGCGCAGTCCGGCAGGCGGCGACCCATCTGTGCCCCAGCGAAGCCCGGGAGGCCGGGACCCAGCGGTCCCCCTGCGCGGTCCGGCAGGCGGCCACCCAGCGGTCCCCCGGCGCTGCCCGGGAGGCGGCGACCCAGCGGTCCCCCGGCGCTGCCCGGGAGGCGGCGACCCAGCGGTCCCCCGGCGCTGCCCGGGAGGCGGCGACCCAGCGGTCCCCCGGCGCTGCCCGGGAGGCGGCGACCCAGCGGTCCCCCGGCGCTGCCCGGGAGGCGGCGACCCAGCGGTCCCCCGGCGCTGCCCGGGAGGCGGCGACCCAGCGGTCCCCCGGCGCAGCCCGGGAGGCGGCGACCCAGCGGTCCCCCGGCGCTGCCCGGGAGGCGGCGACCCAGCGGTCCCCCGGCGCAGCCCGGGAGGCGGCGACCCAGCGGTCCCCCGGTGCTGCCCGGGAGGCGGCGACCCAGCGGTCCCCCGGCGCAGCCCGGGAGGCGGCGACCCAGCGGTCCCCCCGCGCAGCCCGGGAGGCGGCGACCCAGAGCTTCCCCGAAGCTATCCAGGGTCCGGTTACCAGGTTCTGA